In Methanosarcina siciliae T4/M, one genomic interval encodes:
- a CDS encoding tRNA (N(6)-L-threonylcarbamoyladenosine(37)-C(2))-methylthiotransferase yields MKVYLESFGCSASLASAEIMKASVERLGHELLGPAAAAEAEVYICNSCTVKYTTEQKILYKVRSMGEKGVQVIVSGCMPEVQLEDILHANPEAHILGVNAISRLGELLSLIERRMAEGLPAGGYLELRTSEPLGFLNVPRERSNPNIHICQISQGCNFACSYCIVKNARGKLRSFPPEDIVKDIRSAVAEGCREIWLTSQDDSQYGMDTGVKLPELLCMISEIPGDFKVRVGMMNPFSVLPILDELVDAFDSDKVFKLLHLPIQSASHSVLKRMNRLHKMDAVDEIITKFRTRFEDLSLFTDIIVGFCDETDEDFEETVEWVKKYRPEKINISRYSPRPHTKAFSFRNLDSRISVQRSHALHKVCEQIKLGSKQEMIGWKGRVFVSKYTEMGDVLTRTDAYRPVVISGSGLKPGEYANVEITGAKPGYFMGKLIG; encoded by the coding sequence ATGAAGGTATATCTTGAGAGTTTTGGCTGTTCTGCAAGCCTTGCGTCAGCCGAAATCATGAAAGCAAGCGTTGAGAGGCTCGGGCATGAATTATTGGGTCCAGCTGCTGCCGCGGAGGCAGAGGTTTATATCTGCAACTCCTGCACGGTCAAGTACACAACAGAACAAAAAATCCTCTATAAGGTCCGCAGTATGGGCGAAAAAGGTGTGCAGGTGATAGTCTCAGGGTGCATGCCCGAAGTCCAGCTTGAAGACATCCTCCATGCAAACCCTGAAGCCCATATCCTTGGAGTAAATGCGATTTCCCGCCTGGGTGAACTCCTCTCCTTAATTGAAAGAAGGATGGCGGAAGGGCTGCCGGCAGGAGGTTACCTTGAACTGCGGACTTCCGAACCCCTGGGCTTCCTTAATGTGCCTCGCGAGCGCTCCAACCCCAATATCCATATATGCCAGATCTCCCAGGGATGCAATTTCGCCTGCTCTTACTGTATCGTAAAGAATGCCCGGGGAAAGCTCCGCTCTTTTCCTCCAGAAGACATCGTAAAAGATATACGCTCCGCAGTTGCAGAAGGCTGCCGGGAAATCTGGCTCACTTCCCAGGACGACAGCCAGTACGGGATGGATACGGGTGTCAAACTCCCCGAGCTTCTGTGCATGATCTCGGAAATCCCCGGAGACTTTAAGGTGAGGGTAGGGATGATGAACCCCTTTTCCGTCCTTCCCATCCTGGACGAGCTTGTGGACGCCTTCGACTCCGATAAAGTTTTCAAACTCCTGCATCTCCCTATCCAGTCTGCCTCCCACTCCGTCCTGAAAAGAATGAACCGCCTGCATAAAATGGATGCTGTGGATGAAATCATTACGAAATTCCGCACCCGCTTCGAAGACCTTTCTCTTTTTACTGACATCATTGTTGGTTTCTGTGATGAAACCGATGAGGATTTTGAAGAAACGGTGGAGTGGGTAAAAAAATACCGCCCGGAAAAGATCAATATCTCCAGATACTCTCCCCGCCCTCACACTAAAGCCTTTTCTTTCCGGAACCTCGATTCCCGGATTTCCGTACAGAGGTCCCATGCTCTGCACAAAGTCTGCGAGCAGATAAAGCTCGGGTCCAAGCAGGAGATGATCGGCTGGAAAGGCAGGGTTTTTGTCTCGAAATACACGGAAATGGGAGATGTCCTCACACGCACGGACGCCTACCGGCCTGTTGTGATCAGCGGCTCCGGCCTCAAGCCCGGGGAGTACGCTAATGTAGAAATTACGGGTGCAAAGCCAGGTTATTTTATGGGGAAGCTTATTGGTTAA